The Epilithonimonas zeae genome contains a region encoding:
- a CDS encoding vWA domain-containing protein, whose amino-acid sequence MKDKNKNFHTGFTFSKHIPEEISHFDRVFGVFKDLLIHTSGDLDEAFDWLDMLDKEYDIFNEEYGLDDFIEDLKKRGYIKEEVKTEDGNSGSGNGKNILTAKLEAALRDYALDQIFGKLRKSGVGNHRTNKSGVGDEKDGENRNFQFGDDLAMVNLTESIKNAQINNGISDLRLTENDLIVEETKHKAQMSTVLMIDISHSMILYGEDRITPAKKVAMALVELIKRKYPKDSIDIIVFGNDAWPIQIKDLPYLQVGPYHTNTVAGLELAMDILRRKRNTNKQIFMITDGKPSCLKLPTGEYYMNSVGLDEKIVSECLNRAAQARKLKIPITTFMIAQDPYLRQFVKAFTAQNKGKAFLTGLSGLGQMIFEDYEKNRIKRI is encoded by the coding sequence ATGAAAGATAAAAATAAAAACTTCCACACAGGATTTACGTTCAGCAAGCATATTCCGGAAGAGATTTCGCATTTTGACAGGGTTTTTGGCGTCTTCAAAGACTTGCTCATCCATACTTCCGGAGATTTGGACGAGGCTTTTGACTGGCTGGATATGCTCGATAAAGAATATGATATCTTCAATGAAGAATATGGTTTGGACGACTTTATCGAAGATCTTAAAAAACGAGGTTACATCAAAGAAGAGGTTAAAACAGAAGATGGAAATTCCGGTTCCGGAAATGGTAAAAATATTCTGACAGCAAAACTGGAAGCAGCTTTGCGGGATTATGCACTGGACCAGATCTTTGGAAAGCTGAGAAAAAGTGGTGTCGGAAATCACAGAACCAACAAAAGCGGTGTCGGTGATGAGAAAGACGGCGAAAACCGAAACTTTCAATTTGGCGATGACCTTGCAATGGTGAACCTGACCGAAAGTATCAAAAACGCACAAATCAACAACGGCATTTCTGATCTGAGACTGACGGAAAACGATCTCATTGTAGAAGAAACCAAACACAAAGCGCAGATGAGTACGGTTTTGATGATTGACATTAGCCACTCGATGATTTTGTATGGCGAAGACCGGATCACACCTGCAAAAAAAGTAGCAATGGCTTTGGTGGAACTCATCAAAAGGAAATATCCGAAAGATTCCATCGATATTATTGTTTTCGGGAACGATGCGTGGCCAATCCAAATCAAAGATTTGCCTTATCTGCAAGTAGGACCTTATCACACCAATACTGTTGCAGGACTGGAATTGGCAATGGACATTCTACGAAGAAAAAGAAATACCAATAAGCAAATCTTTATGATTACTGATGGCAAACCAAGCTGCCTAAAACTTCCAACCGGCGAATATTATATGAACAGTGTTGGTCTGGATGAAAAAATTGTTTCGGAATGTCTTAACAGAGCAGCACAAGCCAGAAAACTGAAAATCCCCATCACAACTTTTATGATTGCGCAAGACCCTTATCTGAGACAATTTGTGAAAGCCTTCACAGCTCAAAACAAAGGAAAAGCTTTCTTAACCGGACTTTCAGGATTGGGACAAATGATTTTTGAAGATTACGAAAAAAATAGAATTAAAAGAATTTAA
- a CDS encoding sigma 54-interacting transcriptional regulator: protein MKNDTTFKELKKSGYTDKTINQEIQANLIAKIKAKEPVFEGLWGYEDTVIPQLKKAILAGHHINLLGLRGQAKTRIARSMVNLLDEYIPIVKGSEINDSPFNPISKYARDLIAELGDETPISWVHRSERFFEKLATPDVNVADLIGDIDPIKAATLKLPYSDERVLHYGMIPRANRSIFVLNELPDLQARIQVSLFNILQEGDVQIRGFQLRMPLDIQFMFTANPEDYTNRGSIVTPLKDRIGSQIFTHYPKTVALARQITEQEALVSEDDKAKIQIPDLARNLLEEVAFAARESEFVDAKSGVSARLTISAMENLIAAAKLRLLESDSEKTNIRLIDFMSIVPSITGKIELVYEGEQEGADYVAKILIDDAVMTQFESLFPRISKLEKEGLKTPYTDIIQWFNNNHLELNYSDNDNDFYSKLDSIKPLTTLIEENVPELDNNDKNFCKELVLWALTISKKLDKSENASTFNFESAGIGQFFRS, encoded by the coding sequence ATGAAGAACGATACGACATTCAAAGAATTAAAAAAATCGGGATACACAGATAAAACAATCAATCAGGAAATCCAGGCAAATCTGATTGCAAAAATCAAAGCCAAAGAACCAGTTTTCGAAGGACTTTGGGGCTACGAAGACACCGTGATTCCACAACTGAAAAAAGCAATTTTGGCTGGACATCACATCAATCTTTTAGGGTTGCGTGGACAGGCAAAAACTAGAATCGCCAGAAGTATGGTCAATCTTTTGGATGAATATATACCGATTGTCAAAGGTTCCGAAATCAATGACAGTCCTTTCAATCCGATTTCAAAATATGCAAGAGATCTGATTGCTGAACTAGGAGACGAAACACCAATTTCCTGGGTTCATCGTTCGGAAAGATTCTTCGAAAAACTGGCAACACCTGATGTGAACGTTGCGGATCTGATCGGCGATATCGACCCGATTAAAGCAGCGACTTTGAAACTGCCTTATTCGGACGAACGCGTTTTACATTACGGAATGATCCCGAGAGCTAACCGTTCGATTTTTGTGCTGAACGAATTGCCGGATCTACAGGCGAGAATTCAGGTTTCATTGTTTAATATTTTGCAGGAAGGTGATGTGCAGATCCGAGGTTTTCAGTTGAGAATGCCTTTGGATATTCAGTTTATGTTTACAGCCAATCCAGAAGATTATACCAACAGAGGAAGTATTGTAACACCTTTGAAAGATAGAATTGGTTCTCAGATCTTCACGCATTATCCGAAAACCGTTGCATTGGCGAGACAAATCACGGAACAAGAAGCTTTGGTTTCTGAAGATGATAAAGCAAAAATCCAGATTCCGGATTTGGCAAGAAATCTTTTGGAAGAAGTCGCATTTGCTGCCAGGGAAAGTGAGTTTGTGGATGCGAAAAGCGGCGTGAGTGCAAGGCTAACCATCAGCGCAATGGAAAATCTTATAGCTGCTGCAAAATTGAGATTATTAGAATCCGATTCAGAAAAGACGAATATCCGACTTATTGATTTTATGTCGATTGTTCCTTCCATCACCGGAAAAATCGAATTGGTCTATGAAGGTGAACAGGAAGGCGCAGATTATGTCGCCAAAATCCTGATTGATGATGCTGTGATGACTCAATTTGAAAGCCTTTTCCCTAGAATTTCCAAATTGGAAAAAGAGGGTTTGAAAACACCTTACACCGATATCATCCAATGGTTCAACAACAATCATCTGGAACTGAATTATTCTGATAACGATAACGATTTCTACAGCAAATTGGACAGCATAAAACCTCTGACAACTTTGATTGAAGAAAACGTTCCTGAATTGGATAACAATGATAAAAACTTCTGTAAAGAATTGGTATTATGGGCTTTGACAATCAGTAAAAAATTGGACAAGTCAGAAAATGCCTCTACTTTCAATTTTGAATCGGCTGGGATTGGGCAGTTTTTTAGAAGCTAA
- a CDS encoding SusC/RagA family TonB-linked outer membrane protein, whose amino-acid sequence MRNYNVLKIAPAFLLLGTMLHAQQTDSAKKETEIEQVVLIGYGKQKKTDLTGSITALTTEDFNKGAVTTAEGLINGRSSGLVITQSGTPGSEATIRIRGGSSLNASNDPLLVVDGLPLDGVSLSTLNPNDIESFSILKDAASTAIYGSRGSNGVILVTTKKGSKKLRVSLNAFTTVNTLAKKIDVYSGDQFREIINQYAPEKAYLLGTANTDWQKEILRTTVTTDINASISGSLFGKVPTRFSVDNLDNSGLLMTSQFRRTTANLALSPSFLDDHLKFNITGTYSYTFKNNASEDAIKNAISYDPTKPVYDTSSPFDGYTEWTRVDAGVLKTFGVSNPVSMLRNKHDVQNFRRFFGNVNMEYKFHFLPDLRLIVNAGLDSKELDGHVTTNPYSRNGYFSVAGGNPQFYGENSYSDESILNKNGNFQLNYTKAFGKFNLEAMGGYEYQNYHKIKSSSGNTLLYSLDPSNNFYNPDTKPDLNLQAFFGRLNLGWDNKYLVTINYRRDGSSRFSKNNRWGDFGGVAAAWKISEESFLKGNSTLSDLKLRASVGKTGQQDIGDWRYDYFKTYNVSSTLYYQLGNEYYLIAKPNGYNENLKWEESLKYNLGLDFGFLNNRIKGTLDFYLADTKDLLSIVPEGPLENLRIIGPQNIGKLQSKGVDLGLDVKAVKNEKFTLNFNYNVSYNKMEIQELQVNGVDKGNVGLGGYVQTFREGYSPYAFWVYQQVYDSNGRPVEGAYVDRNGDGEITTADKYNYKKPQADVTMGLMTNATFGKHWDFSMGWRASLGNYVYDQISADRSQMNHINNTVDNNINNAPVDFNNTRFAEANKVSDYYVKNGNFLKLDNLTVGYTFNNFMGNNASLRVYGAAQNVLIITKYKNLDPEVFNNGMDNSIYPRARMFTLGINANF is encoded by the coding sequence GTGAGAAACTATAATGTATTAAAAATTGCTCCTGCATTTCTCTTGCTTGGAACAATGCTACATGCACAACAAACTGATTCGGCCAAAAAAGAAACCGAGATCGAACAAGTTGTGTTGATTGGTTATGGTAAGCAGAAGAAAACAGATCTTACAGGGTCTATCACTGCATTAACCACAGAAGACTTTAATAAAGGTGCAGTAACTACGGCTGAAGGACTTATAAATGGTCGATCTTCGGGTTTGGTTATTACCCAATCTGGAACACCAGGTAGTGAGGCAACAATTAGAATTAGAGGAGGCTCTTCTTTAAATGCAAGTAATGATCCTTTATTAGTTGTTGATGGATTACCTTTGGATGGAGTTTCTTTATCGACACTTAACCCGAATGATATAGAGTCTTTCTCTATTTTAAAAGATGCTGCTTCTACAGCAATCTATGGTTCTAGAGGTTCTAACGGTGTTATTTTAGTTACTACAAAAAAAGGAAGTAAAAAATTGAGAGTTTCACTTAATGCTTTTACTACGGTGAATACTTTGGCCAAAAAAATTGACGTTTATTCTGGAGATCAGTTCCGAGAGATTATTAATCAGTATGCTCCAGAAAAAGCATATCTTTTAGGAACAGCCAATACAGACTGGCAAAAAGAAATTCTTAGAACCACTGTAACAACTGATATTAATGCTTCTATTTCTGGTAGCTTGTTTGGTAAAGTGCCTACGCGTTTTTCAGTTGATAACTTGGATAATTCTGGATTGTTAATGACTTCTCAATTCAGAAGAACAACAGCTAACTTAGCTTTAAGTCCTAGTTTTTTAGATGATCATTTGAAGTTTAATATTACTGGAACATATTCTTATACTTTTAAAAATAACGCTAGTGAAGATGCAATAAAAAATGCAATTTCATATGATCCTACAAAACCTGTTTATGATACAAGTTCTCCATTCGATGGATATACAGAATGGACAAGAGTAGATGCGGGAGTTTTAAAAACTTTTGGAGTTAGTAACCCTGTAAGTATGTTGAGAAACAAGCATGATGTACAAAATTTCAGAAGATTTTTTGGAAATGTGAATATGGAATATAAATTCCATTTTTTACCTGATTTAAGACTGATTGTAAATGCGGGTCTTGATAGTAAAGAATTAGATGGTCATGTAACTACAAATCCTTATTCTAGAAACGGATATTTCTCAGTTGCAGGAGGTAATCCTCAGTTTTATGGAGAGAACTCATACTCAGATGAGAGTATTTTAAATAAGAATGGTAATTTCCAGCTAAACTATACTAAGGCATTTGGTAAGTTTAATTTAGAAGCCATGGGAGGTTATGAATATCAGAATTATCATAAAATAAAATCTTCTTCTGGTAATACATTACTGTATTCTTTAGATCCTTCGAATAACTTCTATAATCCAGACACAAAACCAGATTTAAATCTACAGGCTTTTTTTGGAAGGTTAAATTTGGGTTGGGATAATAAGTATCTAGTTACAATTAACTACAGAAGAGACGGATCTTCACGCTTTAGTAAAAATAACAGATGGGGAGACTTTGGAGGTGTTGCGGCAGCTTGGAAAATTTCTGAAGAAAGTTTCTTGAAAGGAAATTCTACACTTTCCGATTTGAAACTAAGAGCGAGTGTTGGTAAAACTGGCCAACAAGATATAGGTGATTGGAGATATGATTATTTTAAAACTTATAATGTTTCATCTACATTGTATTATCAACTAGGAAATGAGTATTACTTAATAGCAAAACCTAACGGATATAATGAAAATCTGAAATGGGAAGAGAGCTTAAAATATAATTTAGGTTTAGATTTCGGTTTCTTGAATAATAGAATCAAAGGTACTTTAGATTTTTACTTAGCTGATACTAAAGATTTGTTATCTATCGTGCCAGAAGGGCCATTGGAGAATTTAAGAATCATTGGACCTCAAAATATTGGTAAATTACAATCTAAAGGTGTTGATCTTGGTTTAGATGTAAAAGCAGTTAAAAATGAGAAATTTACTTTAAACTTTAACTACAATGTATCTTATAATAAAATGGAGATACAAGAATTGCAAGTTAATGGTGTAGATAAAGGTAATGTTGGATTAGGTGGCTATGTTCAGACATTTAGGGAAGGTTATTCTCCATATGCGTTTTGGGTATATCAACAAGTGTATGATTCAAACGGTAGACCAGTGGAGGGAGCTTATGTAGATAGAAATGGTGATGGTGAAATTACAACAGCAGATAAGTATAATTATAAAAAACCACAAGCCGATGTAACTATGGGATTGATGACCAATGCTACTTTTGGAAAACATTGGGATTTTTCAATGGGATGGAGAGCGAGTCTTGGTAATTATGTATATGATCAGATTTCTGCAGATAGATCGCAGATGAATCATATAAATAACACCGTTGATAATAATATAAATAATGCTCCAGTAGATTTTAATAATACCCGTTTTGCGGAAGCTAATAAGGTTTCAGATTACTATGTTAAAAACGGTAATTTCTTAAAGCTTGACAATCTTACTGTAGGTTATACTTTCAACAATTTTATGGGCAATAATGCTTCTTTAAGAGTTTATGGAGCTGCTCAAAACGTATTAATAATTACAAAATATAAAAATTTAGATCCTGAAGTATTTAACAATGGAATGGATAACTCTATTTATCCAAGAGCGAGAATGTTTACTTTAGGAATAAACGCTAATTTTTAA
- a CDS encoding DUF6263 family protein has product MRYINLLFLFFGILFFQGQEHKNACLKYNLEKDSAIFRLLYDKIFTSSPQINFKKISNDSLQVSYGYKLLNHKIEPKDYFKVNYFSDIKEFKIDIFGNKIKQKDSLDLLQENININLITLEFPKKCINIGDKWFSDNDLHFSLYENFDKEYQLTEVNEKESKINVNFNFNKKLKKSKLFEDLSIKGFYIINNETGIMKNAKLNFYYFKEEEMVYEYEMLIERLL; this is encoded by the coding sequence ATGAGATATATTAATCTGTTATTTTTATTTTTTGGAATTCTTTTTTTTCAAGGACAAGAACACAAAAATGCCTGTCTGAAATATAATCTTGAAAAAGACAGTGCAATTTTCAGATTATTATATGATAAAATATTCACTTCTTCGCCTCAAATTAATTTTAAAAAGATTAGTAATGATTCTTTACAGGTTTCTTACGGTTACAAACTTTTAAATCACAAAATTGAACCTAAAGACTATTTTAAAGTAAATTATTTTTCTGACATAAAAGAATTCAAGATTGATATATTCGGTAATAAAATCAAGCAAAAAGACTCTCTAGATTTATTACAAGAAAACATTAACATTAATTTAATTACTCTTGAGTTTCCAAAAAAATGTATAAATATTGGAGACAAATGGTTTTCAGACAACGATTTACATTTTTCATTGTACGAAAATTTTGATAAAGAATATCAACTTACAGAAGTTAATGAAAAAGAATCAAAAATAAATGTGAATTTTAATTTTAATAAAAAATTAAAAAAATCAAAATTATTCGAAGATTTATCAATAAAAGGTTTCTATATCATTAATAATGAAACAGGAATTATGAAAAATGCTAAACTTAATTTTTACTACTTTAAAGAGGAAGAAATGGTCTACGAATATGAAATGTTGATTGAAAGATTATTATAA
- the metG gene encoding methionine--tRNA ligase, which produces MSNRKMITAALPYANGPVHIGHLAGVYIPADVYARFQRRLGKDVAFICGSDEHGIPITIRAKKEGVTPQDIVDKYHEIIKKSFSDLGISFDEYSRTTSANHRETSQDFFKVLYEKGKFTEEMSEQYFDEQAGEFLADRYIVGTCPNCGNENAYGDQCERCGSTLSPSELINPKSMLSGNVPILKETKNWYLPLNEYEDFLNKWIIEGHKDDWKPNVYGQVKSWLNDGLKPRAMTRDLNWGVPVPLPNAEGKVLYVWFDAPIGYISFTKEWAEKKGKDWKDYWQSEGSDLVHFIGKDNIVFHCIIFPAMMKAHGDFIMPKNVPAFEFLNLENDKISTSRNWAVWAHEYVEDFPGQQDVLRYALLSSAPETKDNNFTWKDFQTKNNSELVGIFGNFINRVAVLIHKYYDGVVPEGDVNAPELAEINKAAKEISGFLENYEFRNSLIALMNLARFGNQYLQTEEPWKTIKDNPEKAAHSLFVGAQIAVALAQLCEPFMPFSSEKLLSMFNVQKSDWKNVETKSVLIETGHKINEASLLFSKIEDDVIEAQIKKLEDTKQNNKKTNPNANPMKDEIQFDDFAKIDLRTATILEAEKVEKADKLLKFKVDTGVDIRTVVSGVAESFSPEELIGKQVMILLNLAPRKIRGIESQGMFLLTTKPDGKLSFVTPDETVENGIEIG; this is translated from the coding sequence ATGTCAAACAGAAAGATGATTACGGCGGCTTTGCCCTATGCAAACGGACCGGTTCATATTGGGCATTTGGCGGGAGTTTATATTCCTGCAGATGTTTATGCTAGATTCCAAAGAAGATTAGGAAAAGATGTGGCGTTTATCTGCGGAAGCGATGAGCACGGAATTCCTATTACCATAAGAGCTAAAAAAGAAGGCGTCACGCCGCAAGATATTGTTGATAAATACCACGAAATCATCAAAAAATCATTCTCAGATTTGGGAATTTCTTTTGATGAATATTCAAGAACGACGTCTGCAAATCACCGTGAAACAAGTCAGGATTTCTTCAAAGTTCTTTATGAAAAAGGGAAATTTACGGAAGAAATGTCTGAGCAGTATTTTGATGAACAAGCTGGAGAATTCTTAGCAGACCGATATATTGTAGGAACTTGCCCGAATTGTGGCAACGAAAATGCTTATGGTGACCAATGTGAAAGATGTGGTTCTACCCTTTCGCCATCAGAATTGATTAATCCAAAATCAATGTTAAGTGGCAATGTTCCGATTTTAAAAGAAACAAAAAACTGGTATTTACCGTTAAATGAATACGAAGATTTCCTGAACAAATGGATTATCGAAGGTCACAAAGATGACTGGAAACCCAACGTTTACGGACAGGTAAAATCTTGGTTAAACGACGGTTTGAAACCTCGTGCCATGACCAGAGATCTGAACTGGGGCGTTCCTGTTCCACTTCCGAATGCTGAAGGAAAAGTACTTTACGTATGGTTTGATGCACCAATTGGATATATTTCTTTCACCAAAGAATGGGCTGAGAAAAAAGGAAAAGACTGGAAAGATTATTGGCAAAGTGAAGGAAGTGATTTAGTTCATTTCATTGGAAAGGATAATATTGTATTCCACTGTATTATTTTCCCTGCAATGATGAAGGCTCACGGTGATTTTATTATGCCGAAAAATGTGCCTGCTTTTGAATTTTTGAATCTTGAAAATGATAAAATTTCAACCTCAAGAAACTGGGCAGTCTGGGCACACGAATATGTTGAAGATTTCCCTGGACAACAGGATGTTTTGAGATACGCTCTTCTTTCATCGGCTCCGGAAACTAAAGATAATAATTTTACCTGGAAGGATTTTCAGACGAAGAATAATTCTGAGTTAGTTGGAATTTTTGGGAACTTTATCAACAGAGTTGCGGTTTTGATTCATAAATATTATGATGGCGTTGTTCCTGAAGGTGATGTAAATGCGCCTGAATTAGCTGAAATAAACAAAGCTGCAAAAGAAATTTCAGGCTTCTTAGAAAACTATGAATTTAGAAATTCTTTAATAGCTTTAATGAATTTAGCTCGTTTTGGAAACCAGTATCTTCAGACAGAAGAACCTTGGAAAACTATTAAAGATAATCCTGAAAAGGCCGCACATTCTTTATTTGTAGGCGCTCAGATTGCAGTGGCTTTAGCGCAGTTGTGTGAGCCTTTTATGCCTTTCAGTTCCGAGAAATTATTAAGTATGTTTAATGTTCAGAAATCAGATTGGAAAAATGTTGAAACTAAATCTGTTTTAATTGAAACTGGTCACAAAATCAACGAAGCTTCTCTTTTGTTCTCAAAAATCGAAGACGATGTTATCGAAGCTCAAATCAAGAAACTGGAAGATACCAAACAAAACAATAAGAAAACAAATCCTAACGCCAACCCTATGAAAGACGAAATTCAATTTGATGATTTTGCTAAAATCGACTTGAGAACTGCAACAATTCTTGAAGCTGAAAAAGTAGAGAAAGCAGACAAATTATTGAAGTTCAAAGTGGATACTGGTGTTGATATCAGAACGGTTGTTTCTGGAGTTGCAGAAAGCTTTTCTCCGGAAGAATTAATTGGAAAACAAGTAATGATTTTACTAAATCTTGCACCAAGAAAAATCCGTGGAATAGAATCTCAAGGAATGTTTTTATTAACCACAAAACCAGACGGAAAATTATCTTTCGTAACGCCTGATGAAACCGTAGAAAACGGAATCGAGATTGGATAA
- a CDS encoding class I SAM-dependent methyltransferase yields the protein MKDLMGRAIWDYYHNNNPKDLQTETSISELDELPVDYLFRDFKEMNKIEQKALKLANGKVLDIGAGAGSHSLYLQNERNLEVTALDISPKSIEVCKLRGVKSAVAENMLHFSEGTFDTILLLMNGTGIFQSLNVIDIYLKKLHSLLSSKGQILIDSTDILYMFDEDEDGGFYIPVDGYYGELDYIVHYKGESEDPIKWLYLDFDTLKNAAENNGFKIEKVLQDEDSYLARLTFNN from the coding sequence ATGAAAGACCTAATGGGACGTGCTATCTGGGATTACTACCACAATAATAATCCAAAGGATTTGCAAACCGAAACTTCTATTTCCGAACTGGATGAACTTCCTGTTGATTATCTTTTTCGAGATTTTAAGGAGATGAATAAAATCGAACAAAAAGCTTTGAAATTAGCCAACGGAAAAGTTTTGGATATCGGAGCTGGAGCTGGTTCGCATTCTCTTTATCTTCAGAATGAAAGAAATCTTGAAGTTACAGCATTGGATATTTCTCCAAAGTCGATTGAAGTTTGTAAACTAAGAGGAGTCAAGAGTGCGGTTGCAGAAAATATGCTGCATTTTTCAGAAGGAACATTCGATACAATTCTTTTATTGATGAACGGAACTGGGATTTTCCAAAGCCTGAATGTCATCGATATTTACCTCAAAAAACTCCATTCTTTATTAAGTTCAAAAGGTCAAATTCTTATTGACAGCACTGATATTCTTTATATGTTTGATGAAGATGAGGACGGTGGTTTTTACATTCCGGTAGATGGTTATTATGGTGAGTTGGATTATATTGTCCATTACAAAGGCGAATCTGAAGACCCGATAAAATGGCTATATCTCGACTTTGATACTTTGAAAAATGCCGCTGAAAATAATGGATTTAAAATTGAAAAAGTTTTGCAGGATGAAGATTCTTATCTGGCTAGACTAACGTTCAATAATTAA
- a CDS encoding RagB/SusD family nutrient uptake outer membrane protein, translating into MKIKKLNIFKLRNLAIAGIFLLTTTSCLNDLDVSVNDDELYTSEQFYANPASYKQFLAKIYAGLSVTGQQSGNGQSDLGSEDDGGPNEGFSQYLRGYWQLQELTTDEAIIAWGESDNPTIRDLNFNTWNADNVFNEAFFARVFFQVGLVNEYLRETTDDKLNSRGVSEDLKAQIKTFRAEARFLRALTYYHAIDIYGKMPFATENDALGTKPVMQSRDYMFNYVINELNSIEGDLPAPKMNEYGRADQAALWMLKAKLYINAKVYTGADKSSEALTEVEKVIGSTYKVAQIPYADLFKADNNSNGAQDEIIFPINFDGVKTRTYGGTTYLIHASCTNEVGATLGIDFGWQGFRVRQEFMQTVGNSDARVMKVVGSTDPEFISDYSKFEQGAKLIKFSNKTSTGANGSDLNFTDADFPLFRMADAYLMYAELAVVNGKGSLANALTYVNELRTRGGAATVLQSALNADFILAERARELYWEGYRRQDLIRFGKYTSGYNWQWKGGSINGNSLPEYRQLFPIPNKYLNLNSNLSQNTGY; encoded by the coding sequence ATGAAAATTAAGAAACTAAATATATTTAAATTAAGAAATCTAGCTATTGCAGGTATCTTTTTATTAACAACTACTTCATGTCTTAATGATCTTGATGTGTCTGTTAATGATGACGAATTATATACCTCAGAACAATTTTACGCTAATCCAGCTTCATACAAACAGTTTTTAGCAAAAATCTATGCGGGATTATCTGTAACAGGTCAACAATCTGGTAATGGACAATCTGACTTAGGTTCTGAAGATGATGGAGGACCGAATGAAGGCTTTTCACAATATTTAAGAGGATATTGGCAATTGCAGGAACTAACAACAGATGAGGCTATAATTGCCTGGGGCGAAAGTGATAACCCTACCATTAGAGATTTGAACTTCAATACTTGGAATGCGGATAATGTTTTCAATGAAGCATTTTTTGCTAGAGTATTTTTCCAAGTAGGTCTTGTGAATGAATACTTAAGAGAGACAACTGATGACAAGTTAAACTCAAGAGGTGTTTCAGAAGATTTGAAAGCACAAATAAAAACTTTCAGAGCTGAAGCAAGATTTTTAAGAGCTTTGACTTACTATCACGCAATTGATATTTATGGTAAAATGCCTTTTGCAACAGAAAATGATGCTTTAGGAACTAAACCAGTGATGCAGTCTAGAGATTATATGTTCAATTATGTGATTAATGAACTGAATTCTATAGAGGGGGATCTTCCCGCTCCAAAAATGAATGAATATGGAAGAGCTGATCAAGCTGCTCTTTGGATGCTCAAAGCGAAATTATACATTAATGCAAAAGTATACACTGGCGCTGATAAAAGTTCAGAAGCTTTGACAGAAGTTGAAAAAGTAATTGGATCTACTTATAAAGTAGCGCAGATTCCTTATGCTGATTTATTCAAGGCTGATAATAATTCGAATGGAGCACAAGATGAAATCATTTTCCCAATCAATTTTGATGGTGTTAAAACAAGAACTTATGGTGGTACTACTTATCTTATCCACGCAAGTTGTACAAATGAAGTAGGCGCTACATTAGGAATAGATTTCGGATGGCAAGGATTTAGAGTTCGTCAAGAATTTATGCAAACAGTAGGGAATTCTGACGCAAGGGTTATGAAAGTAGTAGGAAGTACAGATCCTGAATTTATTTCTGATTATTCTAAATTTGAACAAGGTGCAAAGTTGATTAAGTTTTCTAATAAAACTTCAACAGGAGCTAATGGTAGTGATCTTAACTTTACTGATGCGGATTTCCCATTATTTAGAATGGCGGATGCTTATTTAATGTATGCTGAGTTAGCGGTAGTGAACGGAAAAGGTAGTTTAGCGAATGCGCTTACTTATGTTAACGAACTTAGAACAAGGGGAGGGGCTGCAACTGTTTTACAATCGGCTTTGAATGCAGATTTTATTTTAGCAGAGCGTGCTAGAGAGCTTTACTGGGAAGGTTATAGACGTCAAGATTTAATACGTTTTGGTAAATATACTTCAGGATATAACTGGCAATGGAAAGGTGGAAGTATCAATGGTAATAGTCTTCCTGAATACAGACAACTTTTCCCAATTCCAAATAAATATCTGAATCTAAATAGCAATCTTTCTCAAAATACAGGATATTAA